A window from Roseburia sp. 499 encodes these proteins:
- a CDS encoding DUF262 and DUF1524 domain-containing protein has protein sequence MDATKGNIYSILNGNKQFLIPVYQRYYSWDIEQCRRLWNDIVDMQKKNKQGHFVGSIVNIAEQAMPTGVQKYMIIDGQQRMTTLTLLLIALRDYAINHPEDTSINSRRIDNMLLKNEYENGDERYKLLLTENDRDILIRLVEKKPIPENTVSRLLINHRFFVEQIEKNELKPAEIYESIGKLQIVNITLDRAVDDAQAIFESLNSTGKELSESDLIRNYILMGLENDEQSYVYEHFWRPMELMFEYEKQDSVMDKFFRDYLTMKLTRIPKIDKVYEEFKLYHVNCEFSSVRDLCEDLLKYAKYYTDMVFARSSNPVIKNLYVDVNDLRMEVAFPFLLKVHNDCSEGLITEENFIEILKMCISYVFRRNICDIPTNSLNKTFATLRNEIKQDDYMNSIKAFFVLRDDYKQFPDDDKFEAAFVSRDIYNMRSRNYILSHLENYNNKAPIIIENYTIEHIMPQNANPNDEWKQELGPNWKDVQKKYLHTIGNLTLTAYNSEMSDKPFMVKMEMEGGFKESALRLNSYLVKLSGWNENHIKERAKLLSDKAKEVWEYPKISEEELAPYCVEEKPTQKYSLDTYDINVFTKTLFEVLDKRIMNLSSDVKREYKKLYIAYKLDTNFVDVVVQKQRLRISVNMKFSEIHDPKGICKDITGLGRWGNGDVELFMEHTSDVDNVMEIIEQSYRMQAE, from the coding sequence TTGGATGCGACAAAGGGAAATATATATTCAATACTAAATGGGAATAAGCAGTTTCTGATTCCGGTATATCAGCGTTATTATAGCTGGGATATTGAACAGTGCAGAAGACTTTGGAATGATATTGTTGACATGCAGAAAAAGAATAAGCAGGGACATTTTGTAGGTTCCATTGTTAATATCGCAGAACAGGCGATGCCAACAGGAGTTCAGAAATATATGATTATTGATGGACAGCAGAGAATGACAACATTGACTTTGCTATTGATAGCACTTAGAGATTATGCAATAAATCATCCAGAGGATACCAGCATTAATTCTCGCCGAATAGATAATATGTTGTTAAAAAATGAATATGAAAATGGCGATGAAAGATACAAATTGTTATTAACAGAGAATGATAGAGATATTCTTATAAGATTGGTAGAGAAAAAACCGATACCTGAAAATACTGTGTCACGTTTGTTGATAAATCATAGATTTTTTGTAGAGCAAATAGAGAAGAACGAGTTGAAGCCGGCAGAAATTTATGAATCTATAGGAAAGTTACAGATAGTAAATATAACATTAGATAGAGCTGTGGATGATGCACAGGCAATTTTTGAAAGCCTGAATTCTACTGGTAAAGAACTATCAGAATCAGATTTGATCCGAAATTATATATTGATGGGACTGGAAAATGACGAGCAGAGTTATGTATATGAACATTTTTGGAGACCAATGGAGTTAATGTTTGAGTATGAAAAACAAGACTCTGTTATGGATAAATTTTTCCGTGACTATCTTACAATGAAGTTAACTAGAATTCCCAAAATAGACAAGGTATATGAAGAATTTAAATTGTATCATGTGAACTGCGAATTCTCATCAGTTCGTGATTTGTGTGAAGATTTATTAAAATATGCAAAATATTATACAGATATGGTTTTTGCTAGAAGTTCAAATCCTGTAATTAAAAATTTGTATGTGGATGTGAATGATCTGCGAATGGAAGTTGCATTCCCGTTTTTACTTAAAGTACATAATGATTGTTCAGAGGGACTTATTACAGAAGAGAATTTTATTGAAATACTTAAGATGTGCATAAGCTATGTTTTTAGAAGAAATATCTGTGATATTCCAACAAACTCTTTAAATAAGACATTTGCTACTTTGCGGAATGAGATAAAGCAAGATGATTATATGAATTCCATTAAAGCGTTCTTTGTTTTACGAGATGATTATAAACAGTTCCCGGATGATGATAAATTTGAAGCTGCATTTGTTTCAAGAGATATATATAATATGCGTTCAAGGAACTATATATTAAGCCATCTGGAAAATTATAATAATAAGGCTCCGATTATAATTGAGAATTACACCATTGAGCATATTATGCCACAGAATGCTAATCCTAATGATGAATGGAAGCAAGAATTGGGACCAAATTGGAAGGATGTGCAGAAAAAATATCTTCATACAATAGGAAATCTCACGCTTACGGCTTATAATTCTGAAATGAGCGATAAACCATTTATGGTAAAAATGGAGATGGAAGGTGGATTTAAGGAAAGCGCCTTACGATTAAATTCATATCTCGTGAAATTGTCGGGATGGAATGAAAATCATATTAAAGAGAGAGCGAAATTATTATCGGATAAAGCAAAGGAAGTATGGGAGTATCCTAAAATATCAGAAGAAGAACTTGCACCATACTGTGTGGAAGAAAAGCCGACACAGAAGTATTCATTGGATACATATGATATTAATGTGTTTACAAAGACATTATTTGAAGTATTAGATAAGCGAATTATGAATCTTTCCTCAGATGTAAAGAGGGAATATAAGAAATTGTATATAGCTTATAAATTGGATACGAACTTTGTAGATGTGGTTGTACAGAAGCAGAGATTAAGAATATCTGTGAATATGAAGTTTTCAGAAATTCATGATCCTAAAGGCATCTGCAAGGATATTACTGGTCTTGGACGATGGGGTAATGGTGATGTCGAGTTATTTATGGAGCATACATCAGATGTAGACAATGTTATGGAGATAATTGAGCAATCGTATAGGATGCAGGCAGAATAG
- a CDS encoding reverse transcriptase/maturase family protein — translation MSRKIYKDKYYTHLDVKKNHKDYQQRVQNINWVSRHGFYPFIHFKMDCSKYTVIENGKKDIKPKERDIYYAAHIDRFIYEYYGNRLNNRYNEYMKSNGISRVSTAYRNCTPGKCNIDFAKEVFEYIVKCESAYIFVGDFSQFFDNLDHKYLKEKIKCVINEESLDAADYAIYKNITKFTYIEADDIESEKGLLRRDMRGMDKYFETDEFHEFKKNHLRKNLKDYQIPQGSSISAVYANVYMIDFDKKINDFITSQKGMYRRYCDDIIIVVPMTQEDVKGKNEEIAKFIYSTRDGIPNLELNEDKTEHFFYDNGIIEKIKGKSNLINYLGFTFDGKTVRIRDKSLFKFYCRAYRKIKKVKENTDEKSFNAGKKAIYHSYTHLGASKYSKDHGNFLTYAYKADEIFSQSKLLVSDIRNQVKKHWYKIDSKLKE, via the coding sequence ATGAGTAGAAAAATATATAAAGATAAATATTATACGCACTTAGATGTCAAGAAAAATCATAAGGACTATCAGCAAAGAGTCCAGAATATTAATTGGGTCAGTAGACATGGCTTTTATCCATTTATTCATTTTAAAATGGATTGCAGTAAATACACTGTTATTGAAAATGGAAAAAAAGATATTAAGCCAAAGGAAAGAGATATATATTATGCTGCACATATTGACAGATTTATATATGAGTATTATGGAAACCGTCTTAATAACAGATACAATGAGTATATGAAATCAAATGGGATAAGCCGTGTTTCAACAGCTTATAGAAATTGTACACCAGGAAAATGTAATATTGATTTTGCAAAAGAAGTATTTGAATATATTGTAAAATGTGAATCGGCTTACATTTTTGTGGGTGACTTCAGCCAATTTTTTGATAACCTTGACCATAAATATTTAAAAGAAAAAATAAAATGTGTAATCAACGAGGAGTCATTAGATGCTGCTGATTATGCTATTTACAAAAATATTACGAAGTTTACATATATTGAAGCTGATGATATAGAGTCTGAGAAGGGTTTGCTGAGAAGAGATATGCGAGGTATGGATAAGTATTTTGAAACAGATGAATTTCATGAGTTTAAGAAAAATCATCTTCGCAAGAACCTTAAAGATTATCAGATTCCACAAGGTTCATCTATAAGTGCTGTATATGCTAATGTTTATATGATAGATTTTGATAAAAAAATAAATGACTTTATCACTTCACAGAAAGGGATGTATAGAAGATATTGTGATGATATTATAATTGTTGTTCCTATGACACAAGAAGATGTAAAAGGAAAAAATGAGGAGATTGCTAAATTTATTTACAGTACCAGAGATGGCATTCCTAATTTAGAATTAAACGAGGATAAAACTGAACATTTTTTCTACGATAATGGAATTATAGAAAAGATAAAGGGGAAAAGTAATCTTATTAATTATCTTGGCTTTACATTTGATGGAAAAACTGTTCGGATAAGAGATAAGAGTTTGTTTAAGTTTTATTGTAGAGCATATAGAAAAATAAAAAAAGTAAAAGAGAATACTGATGAAAAGTCTTTTAATGCAGGAAAGAAAGCAATTTATCATTCATATACACATTTAGGTGCAAGCAAGTATTCTAAAGACCATGGGAATTTTCTTACATATGCTTATAAGGCAGATGAAATATTTAGTCAGAGTAAACTGCTTGTTAGCGATATTAGGAATCAAGTGAAAAAACACTGGTATAAGATTGACAGTAAGTTAAAGGAGTAA
- a CDS encoding ATP-binding protein — protein MDIKQLIGETTDYDKKLALEEKKPKSWCKSISAFANCFGGKLIFGVSNDNELVGLADAEGDAEKISEAIKTHLNPIPEFKLYFEKDGEKIFVIVEVMKGQQTPYYYEGDGQLIAFMRIGNESVPTTPSRLRELVLRGSGESYDSLKSRYDFDNMSFTKLKSVYKQRTGNTFEDTDYESFGLIDERGNLTNAGALLADESPVRHSRLFCTRWNGLTKASGIVDALDDKEYTGSLVTLLQAGTDFVRNNSKKAWRKVGDRRIEMPDYPDRAVLEGVVNALIHRNYMEIGSEVHIDMFDDRIEIYSPGGMVSGISLEGKDLSKIPSKRRNPILADIFSRLKYMERRGSGFKKILADYEGQVEFDETKMPVFEADNDEFTLILYNLNYGSNYATHANEEKIQGDTQDDTQDDTQGDTQDDTQEKIIKMIKENPQVSTADMAKELKIGIATVKRKIKKMSNVSYVGSGYSGHWEINE, from the coding sequence ATGGACATAAAGCAGCTAATTGGTGAAACCACAGATTACGACAAAAAGCTTGCACTTGAAGAGAAGAAACCTAAAAGCTGGTGCAAGAGTATCAGTGCATTTGCCAATTGTTTTGGTGGCAAGTTGATATTTGGTGTATCGAATGATAATGAGTTGGTGGGGCTTGCAGATGCTGAAGGTGATGCCGAGAAAATTAGCGAAGCAATAAAAACACATTTGAATCCAATACCGGAGTTTAAGTTGTATTTTGAAAAAGATGGCGAAAAGATTTTTGTTATTGTGGAAGTTATGAAAGGGCAGCAGACACCATACTATTATGAAGGTGATGGACAACTCATTGCATTTATGCGTATAGGAAATGAAAGCGTTCCGACAACTCCTTCACGGCTAAGAGAATTGGTGCTTCGTGGTAGCGGCGAAAGTTACGATAGTCTGAAATCAAGATATGATTTTGATAATATGTCCTTTACAAAATTAAAATCAGTATATAAACAGAGAACGGGGAATACATTTGAAGATACAGATTATGAATCTTTCGGACTGATTGATGAAAGAGGAAATCTAACGAATGCTGGAGCACTTCTGGCAGATGAATCACCGGTACGTCATTCCAGATTGTTTTGTACAAGATGGAATGGACTTACTAAAGCCTCGGGAATAGTGGATGCACTTGATGATAAGGAATATACTGGCAGTCTTGTCACATTGTTGCAGGCGGGGACTGATTTTGTGAGAAATAATTCCAAGAAAGCATGGCGTAAGGTTGGTGACAGAAGAATTGAAATGCCTGATTATCCAGATAGAGCAGTGCTTGAAGGTGTAGTAAATGCATTGATTCATAGAAACTATATGGAGATAGGTAGTGAAGTCCATATAGATATGTTTGATGATAGAATTGAAATATATTCACCTGGCGGAATGGTAAGTGGAATATCTCTAGAGGGAAAGGATTTGTCAAAAATCCCGTCAAAGCGAAGAAATCCGATATTAGCTGATATATTTAGCCGTTTAAAATATATGGAGCGTAGAGGTAGTGGATTTAAGAAGATATTGGCAGATTATGAGGGACAAGTAGAATTTGATGAAACCAAGATGCCGGTCTTTGAGGCGGATAATGATGAGTTTACATTGATTTTGTATAATTTGAATTATGGTTCTAATTATGCAACACATGCAAACGAAGAGAAAATTCAAGGTGATACCCAAGATGATACCCAAGATGATACTCAAGGTGATACCCAAGATGATACTCAAGAAAAAATCATCAAAATGATAAAGGAAAATCCGCAAGTATCAACGGCAGATATGGCAAAGGAATTGAAAATTGGAATTGCAACAGTAAAACGAAAAATCAAAAAAATGTCTAATGTATCATATGTCGGAAGTGGTTACAGTGGACACTGGGAGATTAACGAATAG
- a CDS encoding DUF6933 domain-containing protein, which produces MEIGATKAVQERLKTTKIDEIKGASLVFCWDTHLTKIKGRNVLFIVNASNRYTIAMTDIEPRNWKYYTLYISRVIHGVMQEMGYSEEQIAQYFKMSGDMIVTKTHGKKSVGGINRMVMDAQYFDKKLEKDTKYQWELSEYLNRDICQPEGFDAYGYPSELFKLDMERIGIVPKRNPAKVIDFSQYIENNRGTTD; this is translated from the coding sequence GTGGAGATAGGTGCAACAAAAGCAGTTCAAGAACGATTAAAAACAACAAAGATTGATGAAATAAAGGGTGCTTCACTTGTGTTTTGCTGGGATACACATTTGACGAAAATAAAAGGAAGAAATGTCCTGTTTATTGTAAATGCCAGCAATCGCTACACAATAGCAATGACCGATATCGAACCAAGAAATTGGAAGTATTATACATTGTATATCAGCCGTGTGATTCATGGTGTGATGCAGGAAATGGGATATTCTGAAGAACAGATAGCACAATATTTTAAGATGTCAGGCGATATGATTGTGACAAAGACACATGGGAAGAAATCGGTTGGCGGAATTAATAGAATGGTAATGGATGCTCAGTATTTTGATAAGAAACTGGAGAAAGATACAAAATACCAGTGGGAACTGAGCGAGTATCTTAACAGAGATATTTGTCAGCCTGAGGGATTCGATGCATATGGATATCCAAGTGAGCTTTTTAAATTAGACATGGAACGCATTGGAATTGTGCCTAAGAGAAATCCAGCAAAGGTGATTGATTTCAGCCAATACATAGAAAATAATCGTGGTACTACTGATTAG
- a CDS encoding tyrosine-type recombinase/integrase, whose amino-acid sequence MKFYLFQLFPIVILRCFKRKVPIPDFLCKELQEYMDSRYMLDPQERLFPITKSYLSHEMDRGCRITGVKRIRIHDIRHSHASLLINQGCDALVLADRLGHEKVSTTLNTYSHLFPHKQQELVSNLEQLGAGAENTPSPEPPARNVLLETMGISYDMDDVSPDSADTTIPSLPYGPMPKEKTSGNIIPMPQRKVM is encoded by the coding sequence TTGAAGTTTTATCTGTTCCAACTTTTCCCGATAGTCATCCTCAGATGCTTCAAGCGAAAGGTTCCCATTCCGGATTTTCTTTGCAAGGAACTTCAGGAATATATGGACTCAAGATATATGCTTGACCCGCAAGAAAGGTTGTTTCCGATTACAAAATCTTATCTATCCCACGAGATGGACAGAGGTTGTAGGATTACTGGTGTGAAGCGTATCAGAATCCACGATATCCGCCACTCCCACGCCAGTTTACTTATCAATCAGGGCTGTGATGCACTGGTACTTGCTGACAGACTTGGACACGAAAAGGTATCCACAACCCTGAATACCTACTCCCATCTGTTTCCACATAAACAGCAGGAGCTTGTCAGTAATCTGGAACAGCTTGGTGCAGGAGCAGAAAATACTCCATCGCCAGAGCCACCTGCAAGGAATGTGCTACTGGAGACAATGGGTATTTCATATGATATGGATGATGTATCACCAGATAGTGCAGATACCACAATTCCATCACTTCCATATGGACCAATGCCAAAAGAAAAGACATCCGGAAACATTATCCCGATGCCTCAAAGAAAAGTCATGTAA
- a CDS encoding HAD hydrolase family protein, with product MQLCGTGVAMGNAIDEVKTKADIVIGSNDENGIADFVLHLKLTT from the coding sequence ATGCAATTATGCGGAACAGGTGTTGCAATGGGGAATGCGATTGATGAAGTGAAAACTAAAGCGGATATCGTTATAGGCTCAAATGATGAAAATGGTATTGCTGATTTCGTTTTACATTTGAAGCTTACAACATAG
- a CDS encoding VanZ family protein, protein MLSHISNYTFPIITAVTIFPLVVCIITIPFLVWNYRKYNGLSIMRATVIFSFVFYMMCAFFLTLLPLPTIQEVLNRKPVPFNHHLFNNIQSAMNHAGFVASDTSTWFLITNWKNLLTSAMLFQIIANIIMQVPLGFYLRYYFRVSWKKAIGLGFLVSLFYEMTQLSGVWGIYPYAFRCPDIDDLMNNTLGCMIGFWVAPLLMKYLPSIEDMDEIAAQRGEKLGIVRTFTAFSVDWIVCVFINLGVNYIAYRYFERFIFSDYFQVQLPKLILLVLYFIVLPKHWKKQTIGNALVKVKIVSDKEGQEKVTFKDLLFRNVVLYLYEPTIVLISIILIGSTANSYMATSASHLDRAILTLACIIYFPIVFIILMNSIVKRKGLPHNTWTKTHLELEK, encoded by the coding sequence ATGCTATCACATATTTCTAACTATACCTTCCCAATTATTACTGCTGTAACCATATTCCCACTTGTTGTTTGCATCATAACAATACCATTTCTCGTGTGGAATTATCGAAAATATAACGGATTATCCATTATGCGTGCTACAGTTATTTTTTCATTTGTATTTTATATGATGTGTGCATTCTTTCTAACACTTCTACCTCTGCCTACAATTCAAGAGGTTTTGAATAGAAAACCTGTACCTTTTAATCATCACCTATTTAACAACATTCAATCCGCTATGAATCATGCCGGTTTTGTTGCATCTGACACTAGTACATGGTTTCTTATAACAAATTGGAAAAATTTACTTACATCAGCAATGTTATTCCAGATTATTGCAAACATTATTATGCAGGTACCTCTGGGATTTTACCTTAGATATTATTTTAGAGTTTCCTGGAAAAAAGCTATTGGATTGGGGTTTCTGGTAAGTCTTTTCTATGAAATGACACAGCTTTCCGGAGTATGGGGTATTTATCCTTACGCCTTTCGCTGCCCTGACATTGATGATCTGATGAACAATACCTTAGGATGTATGATAGGATTCTGGGTTGCACCTCTACTCATGAAATATTTACCATCAATTGAAGACATGGATGAAATTGCTGCTCAAAGAGGGGAAAAGCTTGGCATTGTACGTACATTCACTGCATTCTCGGTTGACTGGATTGTATGTGTTTTCATCAATTTAGGAGTAAACTATATTGCATACCGTTATTTTGAAAGATTCATTTTTTCGGATTATTTCCAAGTACAATTACCCAAACTTATTCTTCTTGTTTTGTACTTTATTGTTCTTCCCAAGCATTGGAAAAAGCAAACTATCGGAAATGCACTTGTAAAAGTGAAAATTGTAAGTGATAAGGAAGGTCAGGAAAAAGTGACTTTCAAAGACTTATTATTTAGAAATGTTGTTTTATACTTATATGAACCTACTATCGTTCTTATTTCAATCATTCTGATAGGAAGCACTGCTAATTCGTATATGGCAACCAGTGCATCTCACTTAGATAGAGCAATCCTTACATTAGCTTGTATTATTTACTTTCCAATTGTATTTATCATCTTGATGAACAGCATTGTAAAGAGAAAAGGCTTGCCACATAACACTTGGACAAAAACACATTTGGAATTGGAAAAATAA
- a CDS encoding Fic family protein has protein sequence MMVKNMMILDFCKEAKSVPEIMEKFGFESRTSFRRKYLNDLVENGKLKMTMPDKPKSKNQKYYS, from the coding sequence ATGATGGTCAAGAACATGATGATTTTAGATTTTTGTAAAGAAGCAAAATCTGTACCGGAAATTATGGAAAAATTTGGATTTGAAAGCAGAACAAGCTTTAGAAGAAAATATTTAAATGATTTGGTCGAGAATGGAAAGTTAAAAATGACTATGCCTGATAAACCTAAGAGTAAAAATCAAAAGTATTATTCGTAA
- a CDS encoding ATP-binding protein, with product MKYIKRDLEEKIEALSKEYACILITGPRQVGKTTMLKNLMDEEREYVTLDDLEERRLAKTEPALFMQMHKMPIFIDEVQYAPELFSYIKIEIDKGATPGSFWLTGSQAFKMMDLAQESLAGRVAVLHMPSLSQHEIYGSGSADVFSVDLESLKNRKAKGMQTDVSGMYERIWRGSMPGLVSGKYSERDIFYSSYLQTYIDRDVSELVKLTDKFQFQDFIRAAACRVGQLLNVHDIASDVGVSDDTAKRWLGVLEKSDIIFYLRPYSNNLLKRTIKTPKLYFFDTGLVAYLTKYTSPSILENGALNGAILENYTVSELLKTYQNCAKECLLWYYRDKESNEIDMVIESDGQLHPLEIKKSANPGSELIGAFEILDKGAIPRGKGAVLCMRPELSAINSENYIVPIWMI from the coding sequence ATGAAATATATAAAAAGAGATTTGGAAGAGAAGATAGAAGCTTTATCAAAGGAATATGCCTGTATTCTTATTACCGGACCAAGACAAGTAGGTAAGACAACAATGCTAAAAAACTTAATGGATGAAGAACGAGAGTATGTAACATTAGATGATTTAGAAGAACGAAGACTTGCCAAAACAGAACCGGCACTATTTATGCAGATGCATAAAATGCCAATTTTTATTGATGAAGTTCAATATGCACCAGAACTCTTTTCGTATATCAAGATTGAAATTGATAAAGGAGCAACTCCAGGCTCTTTTTGGCTAACAGGTTCACAGGCATTTAAAATGATGGATTTAGCACAAGAATCATTAGCGGGAAGAGTGGCAGTGCTTCATATGCCATCATTATCGCAGCATGAGATTTATGGAAGCGGAAGTGCGGATGTATTTTCGGTTGATTTGGAATCTTTAAAGAATAGAAAAGCAAAAGGAATGCAGACAGATGTTTCAGGGATGTATGAAAGAATCTGGCGAGGTTCTATGCCAGGACTTGTAAGTGGTAAATATTCTGAAAGAGATATTTTTTATAGTAGTTACCTTCAGACATACATTGATAGAGATGTATCAGAATTAGTGAAGCTTACAGATAAATTTCAGTTTCAGGATTTTATAAGAGCTGCAGCATGTCGGGTAGGACAATTACTGAATGTACATGATATTGCTTCTGATGTTGGTGTTTCGGATGACACTGCAAAGAGATGGCTGGGAGTTTTGGAAAAATCGGATATTATTTTCTATCTGAGACCATATTCTAATAATTTATTAAAGCGAACAATAAAAACACCGAAACTGTATTTTTTTGATACAGGGCTTGTAGCGTATTTAACTAAATATACGAGCCCTTCTATTTTAGAAAATGGAGCACTTAATGGGGCGATACTAGAAAACTATACAGTATCAGAATTGCTGAAAACATATCAGAATTGTGCAAAAGAGTGTTTACTCTGGTATTATCGTGACAAAGAGAGTAATGAAATTGATATGGTTATTGAAAGCGATGGTCAATTGCATCCGTTAGAGATAAAAAAATCAGCAAATCCGGGAAGTGAATTAATAGGAGCATTTGAAATATTGGATAAAGGAGCAATACCAAGAGGAAAGGGAGCAGTCCTTTGTATGCGTCCGGAATTGTCGGCTATTAATAGTGAGAATTACATTGTTCCGATATGGATGATTTAG
- a CDS encoding Wadjet anti-phage system protein JetA family protein: protein MFNVIAENFFVPLASPNKLVYWECICKLFSVMDNQLSFGIEREALVEELQYYFEQNNAASIVEEDIESDDSRSKANWMLRRLEFYGWIEIETDKSYIQKVNFKEYAVKVIKTLTEIETGKQIEYQGYIYTIYSLLRSSTDNPGIVLLQILENTDLLVTGLKNLNSSIKHYIDELTKHKTVAEIMNALFNDYITNIVDKAYHRLLTSDNVSKFRPEIIERLESKSRSKAYVERACADIAGIQEISVEEAEERVYHYIRQIIDAFQNMDDILMEINQKNTQYQRAAINRAKFLLTGSEDVRGQLKELLIGINERMNEESMEMNGIYRIDFLDELVRIYSTSVLDEKSFYSPIEGRKEFQPSQIDDGVVDLELRQEKLQRMMEKMQRVLNPEKINNYIKKHMGENRQIYASKLPMETTEDFVKVIYVRLYGQRKNMQYTIDIQDEIEINGYRFKDFKITLK, encoded by the coding sequence ATGTTCAATGTAATTGCTGAAAATTTTTTTGTACCATTAGCATCTCCAAATAAACTTGTATATTGGGAATGTATATGTAAGCTGTTTAGTGTTATGGATAATCAGCTTTCTTTTGGTATAGAAAGAGAAGCTCTGGTAGAGGAACTGCAATATTATTTTGAACAGAACAATGCGGCGTCTATTGTAGAAGAGGATATAGAATCAGATGACAGTAGAAGTAAGGCAAACTGGATGCTGCGACGACTGGAGTTTTACGGATGGATTGAAATAGAAACAGATAAAAGTTATATCCAAAAGGTAAATTTTAAGGAATATGCTGTTAAGGTAATAAAAACATTGACAGAGATTGAGACAGGGAAGCAGATTGAGTATCAGGGGTATATTTATACCATATATAGTCTGTTACGCAGCAGTACAGACAATCCCGGCATTGTACTTTTGCAGATACTGGAAAATACAGATTTACTTGTTACAGGTTTGAAGAATCTGAATTCCAGCATAAAACATTATATTGATGAGCTTACAAAGCATAAAACAGTGGCAGAAATCATGAATGCTCTTTTTAACGATTATATTACAAATATTGTTGATAAAGCCTATCATAGACTGTTGACTTCAGATAATGTGTCAAAATTCCGTCCGGAAATTATTGAACGTCTGGAAAGTAAAAGCAGAAGCAAAGCATATGTGGAAAGAGCATGTGCGGATATTGCAGGGATACAGGAAATATCTGTAGAAGAGGCAGAAGAGAGAGTGTATCATTATATTCGCCAAATTATAGATGCATTTCAGAATATGGATGATATTTTAATGGAAATTAATCAGAAGAATACACAATACCAGAGAGCTGCAATTAATCGTGCAAAGTTTCTTCTTACAGGAAGTGAAGATGTAAGGGGGCAGTTGAAAGAACTTCTGATTGGTATAAATGAAAGAATGAATGAAGAAAGTATGGAAATGAATGGAATTTATAGAATAGATTTTTTGGACGAACTGGTGAGAATTTACAGTACATCAGTACTGGATGAAAAATCATTCTATTCCCCAATAGAGGGAAGAAAGGAATTTCAACCATCACAGATTGATGATGGAGTAGTGGATTTAGAACTTCGTCAAGAAAAGCTTCAAAGGATGATGGAGAAGATGCAGCGTGTATTGAATCCTGAAAAAATCAATAATTATATAAAAAAACATATGGGAGAAAACAGGCAGATATATGCGTCAAAACTTCCCATGGAGACTACGGAGGATTTTGTAAAGGTTATTTATGTACGTTTATATGGGCAAAGAAAAAATATGCAATATACAATAGATATACAGGATGAAATAGAGATAAATGGGTATCGTTTTAAGGATTTTAAGATAACACTGAAATAA
- a CDS encoding DUF4194 domain-containing protein → MEFLEGMLQRDKDEFTRICNRLLSNCFLCKGNSVTRADYYFVLKYKEKFSAYLSVLGYRLEINEEYGIVQLTNPQNYNRYNLKLFESILLLILRILFDEKKRELSVSDEVIINIGDIHDKFLSLKIREKMIDKTTLRNALSAFRRFQIIETLDKDLSKEDSRIIIFDSILMAVRVEDIRQAYDKLENYRKGTKTDEEVDESEAD, encoded by the coding sequence ATGGAATTTTTGGAAGGAATGCTTCAACGTGATAAAGATGAATTTACAAGAATATGTAACAGGCTTCTGAGTAACTGCTTTTTATGTAAAGGCAATTCAGTGACACGTGCAGATTACTATTTTGTATTGAAATATAAAGAAAAATTTTCTGCTTATCTGTCTGTGTTGGGGTATCGTCTAGAAATCAATGAAGAGTATGGTATTGTACAGCTTACAAATCCGCAAAATTATAACCGTTATAATCTGAAATTATTTGAATCCATTTTACTGCTGATATTAAGAATACTGTTTGATGAGAAAAAGCGGGAATTATCTGTTAGTGATGAAGTGATTATAAATATAGGAGATATTCACGACAAATTTTTAAGCCTTAAAATTCGGGAAAAAATGATTGATAAAACAACATTGCGGAACGCGCTTAGTGCTTTTCGTAGATTTCAGATTATTGAGACATTGGATAAGGATTTGAGTAAAGAGGATTCAAGAATTATCATTTTTGATTCTATATTAATGGCAGTCAGGGTAGAAGACATTCGGCAGGCATACGATAAACTTGAAAACTATAGGAAGGGAACAAAAACAGATGAAGAAGTTGACGAGAGTGAAGCTGATTAA